The genomic region ACAAAACGAGTGCTCTTAGTCTCTAGCGCTTCTCGCTCATTTCCTTTCCATGGCCATGTTATCCCTTTCTTACCCATCCATGCTTCAGCTTTCGAGGATATCATCCTCTGGATCGAAGGTTTTCCTTCACTCTCATTGCCAGAATCTCTGGAGGGTTTTCCTGGAGACTTCTCATCAATATGGGAGAATACTCCAAAAGGAGATGGGGGCAAATCGCCTCTAGGTGTGGTAGCACAACTTGAACTCACATCCTCCCTATGATCAGAGAGAACACAATCTGAACCATGATCAGAACGATGACAATCGCCCTCACCTTCGTGATCTATGTTGTTTTCTCCCACCCGAATTCTCGATTTTACTTTGTTGCTCATTTTGGACGCCTGTTTCAGGACTCTTAACAATCAGGATACACTAGCGaataataaatcaaagaaacatgGAAACTATAGGACTAaccaaatttgttatttttgatGCAATAGCATTTTGTAGAGGCTGCTGAGGATCAAGGCCAAGTTTAGCTGTAACACAAGCTCTAGACCGGCTGTAGCTTGAATCTGATTCTGGGGGCTTTCCTCCTGACATTGGAATCTTCATTTCTTGAAAAGGCCAGATATCACTTGACACGCAAATAATCCCAATAAAAGTGCCATCATCATCATAGAATGGAGTATTTGTTACAAAGGCCGTAAACCTGTCCCCAGTTTTGGTCTTGACAGGGAACTGCCCAGTCCAGCTCTCCCCCTTGGTGACATGGTTTATTATATTGTTTGCGACACCATAGTCTTGAGGATCTGATAAGAGCTCAACAGGACTATGTCCAAGGGCCTCAGCCGCAGAATAACCGTATAAATTTTCAGCAGTTCTGTTCCTGCAATATTCAATTTTCCCAAATGCACCAAGTTGATACCTTCTAACACTCAAACCATACTTCAAACACGGAATTTTTATACGAAAAAAATCAGATGCTGATCAATTTAGGTTCATCAACAGAAATTCAGCATCACAACCCACACATATAGTCAATCTCAATTCAAATAACCTAACGGTTCACGTTTGCAACCACAGTTGAAATTATATAACCACCCAGTAATCCAACAGATATTAAAGAAAACATATCGAGCAATTCATGCTAATGACAGATGAAATTTAGCAATACAATAACGTGGacaaaaaacatcaaaatctgAAAAACCAAACTTTGATTGAGCTACTTACCAGTAAATTATAATCCCATTGATATCAAATATATGCACAGATTGCCCAATCGACTGTAGTATGTTCAGATACTGTCTATCAGTAAAGTTCACAGCTGAAGGCCCCGTGCTACTGCTTCCTCCACTGCCGCCACCGCCACTGCCTCCAGTGGAAGGATCATGGCTGCGGCTCTCCCTCTGAAGAGGTGAGGAATGCCGAAACGAAGTAGACCCTCTCTTCCAAGCCGCCGCATCTTGACCTCCACTACCAGCAGCACCGCCCACCCCAGTGACTCTCCTTCTGGGCACAGACGAGAACCTCGAACGCTGCGGCGAGACGGAGTGGGCCCTCTGGTGCTCTGATTTGACATCCCCAGAGTTCCTGAGTTTggtgatctcctgcttgaggtGGGCCTGGCCCGCTTCCAGCTCTTGGATCTTTTTCAGAAGCTCCTCCGGCGGCGGAGTATCCATTGAAGCAGAAACCTCCAAAGCTCCAAGCTTTGCACCAAAACACACCAACCCAGTTGATAATCTTCAATGAAATGAAGAACCCAGTTCCAGAAATGGCAGCAAACAGAGCTCAAACGGAAGAAGATTCATGGGTTCTCTCTCTGGTTTCTTCTCCTCCAatcaaaaacttgaaaataatgGAGACCCAGTTGAGATACAAGCAAGTATGGGGATTGAAATTGATAAGACCGAGTCAGAGGGATTGACTgatgaatctctctctctctctctcccaataactgctcttctttttcctttgcttgTATAATAAGTGCAGTCAATTACTTGCTGATTTGAGAG from Pyrus communis chromosome 4, drPyrComm1.1, whole genome shotgun sequence harbors:
- the LOC137731078 gene encoding uncharacterized protein isoform X1 translates to MDTPPPEELLKKIQELEAGQAHLKQEITKLRNSGDVKSEHQRAHSVSPQRSRFSSVPRRRVTGVGGAAGSGGQDAAAWKRGSTSFRHSSPLQRESRSHDPSTGGSGGGGSGGSSSTGPSAVNFTDRQYLNILQSIGQSVHIFDINGIIIYWNRTAENLYGYSAAEALGHSPVELLSDPQDYGVANNIINHVTKGESWTGQFPVKTKTGDRFTAFVTNTPFYDDDGTFIGIICVSSDIWPFQEMKIPMSGGKPPESDSSYSRSRACVTAKLGLDPQQPLQNAIASKITNLASKMSNKVKSRIRVGENNIDHEGEGDCHRSDHGSDCVLSDHREDVSSSCATTPRGDLPPSPFGVFSHIDEKSPGKPSRDSGNESEGKPSIQRMISSKAEAWMGKKGITWPWKGNEREALETKSTRFVWPWLPNEHENDSVHQRNYFGSKPESQVNENNRTTNNEASGSWTSSFNVNSTSSASSCGSTSSSAVNKVDVDTDSLDYEILWEDLIIGEQVGQGSCGTVYHGLWYGSDVAVKVFSWQEYSEDVIFSFRQEVSLMKRLRHPNVLLFMGAVTSPQRLCIVTEFLPRGSLFCLLQRNTSKLDWRRRVHMAINIARGMNYLHHFNPPIIHRDLKSSNLLVDKYWTVKVGDFGLSRLKQDTFLTTKTGKGTPQWMAPEVLRNEPSDEKSDIYSYGVILWELATEKIPWDNLNSIQVIGAVGFMDQRLEIPKDVDPQWTCLIESCWQSDAASRPTFQELLEKLRDLERQYTLQFQAARAAAGDNTPKEL
- the LOC137731078 gene encoding uncharacterized protein isoform X2, with translation MDTPPPEELLKKIQELEAGQAHLKQEITKLRNSGDVKSEHQRAHSVSPQRSRFSSVPRRRVTGVGGAAGSGGQDAAAWKRGSTSFRHSSPLQRESRSHDPSTGGSGGGGSGGSSSTGPSAVNFTDRQYLNILQSIGQSVHIFDINGIIIYWNRTAENLYGYSAAEALGHSPVELLSDPQDYGVANNIINHVTKGESWTGQFPVKTKTGDRFTAFVTNTPFYDDDGTFIGIICVSSDIWPFQEMKIPMSGGKPPESDSSYSRSRACVTAKLGLDPQQPLQNAIASKITNLASKMSNKVKSRIRVGENNIDHEGEGDCHRSDHGSDCVLSDHREDVSSSCATTPRGDLPPSPFGVFSHIDEKSPGKPSRDSGNESEGKPSIQRMISSKAEAWMGKKGITWPWKGNEREALETKSTRFVWPWLPNEHENDSVHQRNYFGSKPESQVNENNRTTNNEASGSWTSSFNVNSTSSASSCGSTSSSAVNKVDVDTDSLDYEILWEDLIIGEQVGQGSCGTVYHGLWYGSDVAVKVFSWQEYSEDVIFSFRQEVSLMKRLRHPNVLLFMGAVTSPQRLCIVTEFLPRGSLFCLLQRNTSKLDWRRRVHMAINIARGMNYLHHFNPPIIHRDLKSSNLLVDKYWTVKVGDFGLSRLKQDTFLTTKTGKGTPQWMAPEVLRNEPSDEKSDIYSYGVILWELATEKIPWDNLNSIQGTCR